The following proteins are co-located in the Silene latifolia isolate original U9 population chromosome 1, ASM4854445v1, whole genome shotgun sequence genome:
- the LOC141655850 gene encoding uncharacterized protein LOC141655850 encodes MVEQVHVIRQKMRAAQDRQKNYADLKRSEIEFGVGDKVLLKVSPMKRVMRFGKRGKLNHKYIGPYEILDRVGEVAYRFALPPALARVHNVFHVSQLRKYVSDNTHVLAAEIVEMDENLSYMEVAKEILDKKVRKTRNGEIELVKVF; translated from the coding sequence ATGGTTGAGCAGGTACATGTAATTAGACAGAAGATGAGAGCTGCACAAGATCGACAGAAGAATTATGCAGATTTGAAAAGAAGTGAGATTGAGTTTGGTGTGGGAGACAAAGTATTATTGAAAGTTTCACCTATGAAGAGGGTGATGCGTTTTGGCAAGAGAGGAAAGCTGAATCATAAGTACATTGGGCCTTATGAGATTTTAGATAGAGTTGGTGAAGTGGCATATCGTTTTGCACTACCACCAGCCTTGGCAAGAGTtcataatgtttttcatgtttcacagctgaggaagtatgtgagtgataaTACTCATGTGTTAGCAGCTGAGATAGTTGAGATGGATGAGAATTTATCTTATATGGAGGTGGCTAAGGAGATTTTGGACAAAAAAGTGAGGAAGACGAGAAATGGTGAGATTGAATTGGTGAAAGTTTTTTGA